From one Lycium ferocissimum isolate CSIRO_LF1 chromosome 5, AGI_CSIRO_Lferr_CH_V1, whole genome shotgun sequence genomic stretch:
- the LOC132057013 gene encoding protein OCTOPUS-like — MNPTTIDPTQPPPQPPQQTQPPRSSFSCDKHPHEQFTGFCPECLCERLTTLDNNSNTNNNNPSSSSRRPSTSSIKSLFSKPAKPASFFPELRRTKSFSASKNEALEFIKASALEPQRKSCDVRGRNTLWSLFSIDDETKSTGKPKATCSQNANNEDSGFVGIPVKEEEEEEPENVVDEITEEVITSPVDNEVEPEIVVEDVHADILKPMKDHIDLDSQTKKAAKKERFWSAASVFSKKWQNWRKKQKLKKRNNGENSGNFNLPVSKPISRRYNNRDTQSEIADYGFGRRSCDTDPRFSLDAGRISFDDPRYSFDEPRASWDGYLIGNGRSNFPRMPPMVSVIEDAPIVQIPRFDGQIPVEEPRFSVTSINEDEPGGSTQTKEYYSDSSSRRRKSLDRSNSIRKTAAAVVAEIDNAKVLPAMVGDQFLGAKVLVGGERDLNSNSNSNSLRDDCSETFELTGFRDNGGSMNGNGERKESKKSKRWAWNLWGLIHRRVSGNKENEEDDRYSRSNNGVERSFSESWQDLRTNGDVRGGSINRKVFRSNSSVTWRNSNGIGGSFGGSVRKSGVEMNGGNAKKKRDDFVLERNRSARYSPTNHIDNGLLRFYLTPMRGSRRGLPGKSRPNGSHSIARSLLRLY; from the coding sequence ATGAATCCCACAACTATAGACCCAACCCAACCACCACCACAGCCACCTCAGCAAACACAACCACCACGTTCCTCTTTCAGCTGTGACAAACACCCACATGAACAATTCACTGGTTTTTGCCCTGAATGTCTCTGTGAACGTCTCACCACCTTagacaataatagtaatactaataataataatccttcttcttcttctcgtCGTCCTTCTACTTCTTCGATTAAATCCCTTTTCTCAAAACCCGCTAAACCCGCTTCTTTTTTCCCCGAGCTTCGTAGGACTAAGTCCTTTTCCGCCTCGAAAAACGAGGCGTTGGAATTTATTAAAGCATCTGCTTTAGAACCCCAAAGGAAATCATGTGATGTTAGGGGTCGTAATACCCTTTGGTCTTTGTTTTCCATAGACGACGAGACAAAAAGCACTGGTAAACCCAAGGCCACTTGTTCACAAAATGCGAATAATGAAGACTCTGGTTTTGTTGGTATAccagttaaagaagaagaagaagaggaacctGAAAATGTGGTTGATGAAATAACTGAAGAGGTAATAACATCCCCAGTGGATAACGAGGTGGAACCAGAGATTGTAGTAGAAGATGTGCATGCTGATATATTAAAGCCGATGAAAGATCATATAGATCTTGATTCGCAGACAAAAAAGGCGGCCAAAAAGGAAAGGTTTTGGTCAGCTGCATCTGTTTTTAGCAAGAAATGGCAAAACTGGAGGAAAAAACAGAAGTTAAAGAAGAGAAACAATGGCGAAAACTCGGGTAATTTTAATTTACCTGTATCAAAGCCTATTTCAAGGCGTTATAATAATAGGGATACACAATCAGAGATAGCAGATTATGGTTTTGGTAGAAGGTCTTGTGATACTGATCCTCGGTTTTCGCTTGATGCTGGAAGGATAAGTTTTGATGATCCGAGGTATTCTTTCGATGAACCTCGTGCTTCTTGGGATGGTTATTTGATTGGTAATGGTAGGAGTAACTTTCCAAGAATGCCACCCATGGTTAGTGTCATTGAAGATGCCCCAATTGTTCAAATTCCGCGGTTTGATGGTCAAATACCGGTTGAAGAACCGCGTTTTTCAGTGACTTCTATCAATGAGGATGAACCTGGAGGGTCTACTCAGACAAAAGAGTATTACTCGGATTCGTCTTCGAGGAGAAGGAAGAGTCTTGATAGGTCTAATTCAATTAGGAAGACTGCAGCTGCTGTTGTTGCAGAAATTGATAATGCTAAAGTATTGCCTGCTATGGTTGGTGATCAATTTCTTGGAGCTAAAGTGTTGGTTGGGGGTGAGAGGGATTTGAATTCGAATTCGAATTCCAATTCTTTAAGAGATGACTGTTCTGAGACTTTTGAATTGACAGGTTTTAGGGATAATGGTGGTTCAATGAATGGAAATGGGGAGCGAAAGGAGTCGAAAAAGTCGAAACGGTGGGCGTGGAATTTATGGGGGTTGATACATAGGAGAGTTAGTGGGAACAAAGAGAACGAGGAAGATGATAGATATAGTAGATCGAATAACGGAGTGGAGAGGTCGTTTTCGGAATCTTGGCAAGATTTGAGGACTAACGGTGATGTAAGAGGTGGTAGTATTAATAGGAAGGTTTTCAGGAGTAATAGCAGTGTGACCTGGAGAAACTCGAACGGTATTGGTGGCTCATTTGGTGGGAGTGTGAGGAAATCAGGTGTTGAGATGAATGGGGGGAAtgcaaagaagaaaagagatgaTTTTGTGTTGGAGAGGAATCGGAGCGCTAGGTATTCACCTACTAATCATATTGATAATGGACTATTGCGGTTCTACTTGACACCTATGAGAGGCAGCCGGAGAGGTTTACCGGGAAAAAGTAGGCCAAATGGCTCACACTCAATCGCGAGGAGCTTACTTCGCCTGTACTGA